The following nucleotide sequence is from Bactrocera oleae isolate idBacOlea1 chromosome 2, idBacOlea1, whole genome shotgun sequence.
CTTTCGACACTGTAAGCCCAATTCAACACGCAACGTGTCAAATTCTGGCACCATAGATGCGGGGAATGCAATTGTGACAAGCTCTGAAAACGATATGAAGGATACGAAATCCAGCGAAAACGGTGATAATAACGTAGAGTTAGTGGACAATTCAATTTCTCCAGCTAAAAATAAAAGCGAAGATGTCAAGCGAAGTCGCAGCAGAGAACGTTCGCGTAAATATTCACATCGCTCATCTCATTCAAGGCGCAACTCATATGAACGTGAAGCAGATGCATATTAACCACATTAAACGCTTATATTTaagtcaaaatatataattatatataagagtaATATAGacgaaaaaaattgatttagactaaaaagaaaaataaatgtattaatgtACATGTATGCTGATATcctaagtaaatattaaaattgctgAGTAGAGaccttaaaaaaagtaaattatctaaaacttaaaatatgtattaaaattaaaaatacagttCTTCGAATAACTACTTCAATATTaagtcaaaaattaaatatctgaATTATACTCAGTTCCTATCGCGAAAATAGGTGAGTCACCTATCGTTTATGAAGTTATTACGTATATTAGTTACCGTTTGTGAAAACTagtgtgaaataaaataaaccaaTCACATTTGGAGCACCCAAATTGGTAAGTACATTTAGATAGTAATAAATAGCAACATGATAAACTGTTTCAAAGGCAGGTGTCCTTAAACAATATTTCACGAACTTATTAGCAGCcccttatatgtacatatgtatttattttagtacTCTCTATATTTCAACATATGCTTAACCACATAAAAACCGGTTCATCAAACAGCTTGATTCTTTAACTCAGCTTTTGATCATATCGAAAGCAAAATCTAATCTTACCACTCAAccgctttaaattattttgtcacaaatttgcATACTGCAATACACATTATTCCATTTAACCCTTGACTGCTAGTAGCTCATTCGACAAGTGCTTAGCCAGAAGAATCTTAAATTCCAAGGCTAAGCAAAGAGAACTGTCCTCTTTAtcttcaaaatacaaaaacacagTGATTGTGATTTTTTTCCTTTGTTCATATTCATATCATCTATTTcggtaatttaataatttaatttaataattttttttattgaaaaaattaaaataattaataattgctAAATGTTTTCAGAAAAACATATGCTAAACATTAATTTACAACAGTGATGGCTTAATCATCTCATTTGCTCATACATAAAGAGTAAATACATTTCTACATACTACGACTTTCCTAATCGGGtattatattctttattttagTTGCATCCTTATTAGAAATTGGGACGACAGGCGGAACAGAACTCGTTTCCCTAAATCCTAATGAAAAAAACTTAAGACGTATTCAgtaattacattatttttatatttgtaaaaaatccgGTAGAGTTGGAATACGCAGGCGTACGAAAGTTGTACGTTCACTCAACGTTCACAaagcacatacatgcacacatttcACCTTCAAACACTCGCTCTTACGACTTCAGGtttaaacttttcacatttACAAAGGAGATTTTACACATAAAAAATCGATCAACACTGGGACTTCATgtaagtgtatatacatacatatataacctaCAGAGTAGCCTAATGAAGATATATTCAGccctttgttgttgtgttgtgtatatgtgcattttatatacatattgttgCTACATAACCACCTAAAACCGCCTATTATTATTTCGTCCGCCGCGATTACGGCCACCGCCTCCACCACCACCTCGTCGATTGCCTCGACGCTGATTTCCGTAGTTGTTATTACTCAAATTGTTGTTCATATTCATATTACTCATGTGCATACCATTGTTTTCGTCAGGGCCGGGACCGCCACCACCCTTAGGGAACATATTGTCGCCATAATTAATGTTATCATTAAAATTCGGACCATTATACGGTCCATTGTTACCATTATAACCATTTTGATTAGGCGGTGACACCAAGTTCGGCCCACAACTTGATCCACTTCCCATAGGCGATGTGCTCCAAGGATtcggtggttgttgttgctgctgttgttggaaAGGCGGTCCCACTGCCCATGGATTGGGCCGACTCTGTTGCTGTTGCATTGgtgattgctgttgttgttgttgctgataatTCGGTTGCTGTTGCGGCTGCTGCTGCGGCTGCGGTTGCGGTTGCGGCGTAAGCGAATCGCGCACATCATCTGCGTACTCGGGCTTTTGTGGAGCCTGTTGTGACTTCATCTGTAACAAACAAGGCAAAAAGGGCTTCTTAAGACTTAGCAATTCGCGCACAGATACAAGTTGGGCACTATGCTGGCGCGGTTCAAAGCGGGATCGTTTCGATGGTGGTGAACTTTCACGTCCCTCCAAGGTAGGCGACAATGAACGCGATCGATCGCGAGTAGGCACAACATCACGCAATTCGTCCAATTTACCCGCATCGATATATTTGTTCAAATAATCAGGGCCCTGTCGTATGGCGACCATTACACGCGAGTCTGGATGTACACGAACGAATCGATTGTAAACGAGCAGACCAACAATAGCTTGCGGATCCATGGTGGTGAGCACACCACTCGCCAACATTCCCTCAATGGTGCTCTCACTAATTTGTTGATGTGACAAACCGCTGGTGTCTTTTGGCTCACGCATCGCCAGCTCATCGTGAAAACTACTTTCGTCGGGGCGACGTGAACCAGCCCATTGAGCCTGAAAGTTTCGCGGTATAGGTTTGCTGTATGGTACTTTTTTCTCACGATCACGATCACCCATTCTGGAAGGATCCAAATCCAAACCAGGAATAAAGCCCTTGTCGGCAGTGAGACTTTCCGTGAATTCAACTTTGTCCTCGGGACCCATACCAGGAATAACAGCATCATCTATAAAaacgatatatatatacatatatattaaatgctTGGCCATAGATATATAGATCACACTCGCACTCACCATATTCGCAATCATCCATTGCTGCCAAACTCGCAGGCAACGtgttcaaattatatttatcaCGCATCAAATCACCGGGGCGATTTCGTGTCCAGAACTTAATCGTGTGATCATTGGAACCTGAGCAAAGTATATGACCCAACGGATGCCAAGCTAGTGTCCAGACTATACTGTCGTGTGCGGTCTCCACACAGCCAATCTCCTTATCGGTACTACAGAAGcaaacattaatttatttaattaaaaacttgtgTTTACTCGCAACTTACCCCACATTCCAGAAGAGTATGGAGCCATCGGAGCCGCCTGAGCAGAAAAGACCCTCATGTATTGGATGCCACGATACGGAGCTGGCCTCCTTTTTGTGGCCACGAAAAACTTGCATCTCTTCACGTAAATTACgcaaatcaaaaagtttgaGCAAATGATCACGGGATGCGGTAACTAGCCAATTACCATTATCATTCCACTTCAAATCCATCACAGTTGATTTGTGCGCATGCCTACACGagagaaatataataaaaatgcattgAAAACGAGTTTTTGCTGTTTACAGGCAACTGACTTACAGTGTGGCTAACGCACTACCACTCTTCGGATCCCACAATTTTATTGGCTGCTGATTATCCTTACTGCCCGACACAATCAGACCCTTCTGTGGATGCCAGTGCACACATTTAACATCTGCACCATGGCCTGGAAGTTCgaacaattataaataaagttaGTATTGTTAAGGTGTTACACAAAAGTGTCGTCTGGATCTTTATTATCTATATTTATtgtgattttttctttataaatttaataaaatattttgaaaatttgtgttcttaacttttttcttaaaaaatacaaaatttaataatgtaattcttctaaaatttttgaatatcaaaataatatctatagtgttttttttttacatgatCGAGCTTTTCTTAAGAACCTATTATGATGCGACTTATTTATTTCCGTAAACGttggattaaaatttaaatcgtGATGAGCTATTATTAGGTTACAACCTATGTATGCATACCCCAACTACATTACTTCTATATTCATAAACGGTGCCATATTTACCTCTCAGGACGCGCTCCTCCTGACAGCGCAAAAAATCCCATATTCGGAGTGTACCATCGTCGCTGCAGCTCACAAATTTACTATCCGTCGGACTGAAGCTGTAAAGCGTAGTAAAATATAAGATGTAAAACGGTTGTCGGAGATGGGCGGTGGGCGATATTGaacgttattgttgttgtacgacGCATACAGTTTTCGTGCATATTCaagtttgataataaaattgattaatttaaaatgttaaataacaTTTTGCAGCGGACATAAAAAATgtcgaaagaaaaattataagcatttattttcaatattttaaatcttaaaatatcttCATAATTATAGTTAGgtctaattatattttattaaatatacgtATCTCTAGGCAAAGTTACACTGCTACAAAACAACAAACTAATATAGAAGTCTCTTAAAAAGCCTGCAGCCGCTAACAATTACAATAACCGTACAGCAAATTACAAAGCTGAGACTGGATTATGGTAAATCGTTCACATCGCACTGTGGGAGAAATGCAGCTCGGTCAagattgagttttttttttttttttttttggtaaaccaATTAAccaatatatgtttgtacatatatacttctcacaatatttttaaaataattaaaatcgaGTTAATTATGGCGAAAAAAATATCGTTTACGTGCGTTTTTGTATTCCTTTATTATCTcattgaaattatatagtttCACTGTTTCAGTTAGGTGCCCAAATAACAGTTTAAAGCACAAATTCATCTCAATTCTAATTGAGTATCTGcctaaaatttgatatatgttTTAGGGATTTTACTAAAACATATGTACCTAAGAAGCAtttataaattgcaataaaaagtcCCGTTGACTATATCATCAAAAGTGTTTTATTGAACATAAAAGCTCTCAACTCATATTTAGAATAAAAAGGCCAACTCCttgtgaaatattattattatttatttgaaaagcgTTGTCGGATTTCCGCTTGGCGGATTGAGACCGATTTTCCATTTAAAAGTGTTAAATTATGACGAACAAAAACGAAACGTAAAAACTTGTGATAATATCCTAAGCTGCGCAACCAGAAGTCACCATTTCTATCCATtcttattaaaaagtaaatgtaCACATAAAAAAGTTGGCTCATTTGCTACTTCATAAAGTTGTCGTGGATGTTATCGAATGCACGAGCGCCTCAGCGAGCAGTGGGATAATGAGGAAATGTGTATGTTTCCAGTCGCAAATTGTGAAAGTGAAGGGAGAACGCagcaaaaatatcgaaatttccaaatttatttgttttaaattaaaaaatcaacttttaattatttttctcaatttgcTTGCTTTATTCATATTCTCAGGAATCGTATGAAAAAATCAGTCTTTAAtgctttatttcaaaattttctggTAACAATAGTAATTTGCTTGTACATTGTTTGTAATTGATTAAATactttaacaaaattatttgtatgaGAATAAGAAAAATGGTTAGTAAGGCGCGATgtcgtttatatttattttgcaacaaaattggCCTTAACTTCaccaataaatatgaaataaactaATTTCTGTATACGATCTTAAAACTAAATAACttatcacacacatacacactcgcgcaaatttatatttggaaataaagaaactatatgaaaattatatgcACTAATTACTTCAGATGGGTTCTACTTTGCATTGTAAGTATTGGCTTTAACTTCAAAGTTAAAtaatagtcaaacttcaaaaaaattatttggggtTTTTTGTATGTTATACATAATGAGAAAACTATTGATGaacttttactattattttaaaacttttattttatgtgtACCATTCTTTGacttagaaatttatttaaatttttcattttagcgCCATGCTAAGGTTAGCTAAGTCTACACAACAAGAACTACACCGAGTTGAAATGTTCGCCCTAGAAACATTcagttaaacaattttttggtaTGTACAACAATGCAAACTATATTTTAGAAGCATTGAATGCTATATATTCGGAAAATATCGGTCATCATATACTTTGCTTAAAGTTCGATATATATGGAtgtagcacacacacacaaacatgcacacacgttttattgctttcacttttatttattttttattatcaacaaaacaacaataatattaataatatcctTTAAATAACGACATTCACTGCAATTCAAATAAGATTTAGCAACTACTCGTACAAATAACCtaaggtatgtatgtaagtttatCACAGCCTCTTCAAAATACAGCATTTGCTGTACGAGTACTATCTCGTAAAAACGCCAAAATTCTTATTTACT
It contains:
- the Wdr33 gene encoding pre-mRNA 3' end processing protein WDR33, which encodes MEFQQLTLPQTDVSQPPPQLTAPSALATNATLLPSQSGGGSSYGSHHRNHYHPHHGGSGKPGHPYFKPFNPGGFQRPFGMTQDDFDGKRLRKSVMRKTVDYNASIVKALETRLWTRDHRDRHAPQPENIYVPELLPPSSYLDNPSNAVTTRFVKTATNKMRCPIFTLAWTPEGRRLVTGASSGEFTLWNGLTFNFETILQAHDVPVRTMVWSHNDSWMVTGDHSGYVKYWQSNMNNVKMFQAHKEAIRGISFSPTDSKFVSCSDDGTLRIWDFLRCQEERVLRGHGADVKCVHWHPQKGLIVSGSKDNQQPIKLWDPKSGSALATLHAHKSTVMDLKWNDNGNWLVTASRDHLLKLFDLRNLREEMQVFRGHKKEASSVSWHPIHEGLFCSGGSDGSILFWNVGTDKEIGCVETAHDSIVWTLAWHPLGHILCSGSNDHTIKFWTRNRPGDLMRDKYNLNTLPASLAAMDDCEYDDAVIPGMGPEDKVEFTESLTADKGFIPGLDLDPSRMGDRDREKKVPYSKPIPRNFQAQWAGSRRPDESSFHDELAMREPKDTSGLSHQQISESTIEGMLASGVLTTMDPQAIVGLLVYNRFVRVHPDSRVMVAIRQGPDYLNKYIDAGKLDELRDVVPTRDRSRSLSPTLEGRESSPPSKRSRFEPRQHSAQLVSVRELLSLKKPFLPCLLQMKSQQAPQKPEYADDVRDSLTPQPQPQPQQQPQQQPNYQQQQQQQSPMQQQQSRPNPWAVGPPFQQQQQQQPPNPWSTSPMGSGSSCGPNLVSPPNQNGYNGNNGPYNGPNFNDNINYGDNMFPKGGGGPGPDENNGMHMSNMNMNNNLSNNNYGNQRRGNRRGGGGGGGRNRGGRNNNRRF